The Pantoea sp. At-9b genome includes a window with the following:
- a CDS encoding AMP nucleosidase, translated as MNTQRNGISSQQALDELERLYDNAVAALRSAIRDFTEQGRLPDEAARQQGLFVYPELRITWAGDGPQQNRTRAWGRFTHTGSYSTTITRPALLRHYLSEQLSMIEKEYEVVIEVGPSQQEIPYPYVIDGSDLSLDRSMSASIARHFPTTELSQIGDETADGLFNADAQFPLSHFDALRTDFSLARLRHYTGTAVEHFQPFVLFTNYTRYVDEFVRWAIEQVQDPGTPYDSLACAGDVVITKATQDPEAMMSDLAWKKHQMPAWHLTSPNRRGITLVNIGVGPSNAKTICDHLAVVRPHAWLMIGHCGGLRESQTIGDYVLAHAYLRDDHVLDSVLPPDIPIPSIAEVQRALYDATKAVSGMPGEEVKQRLRTGTVVTTDDRNWELRYSASALRFNLSRAVAVDMESATIAAQGYRFRVPYGTLLCVSDKPLHGEIKLPGQANRFYEGAISEHLQIGICAVELLRAEGDKLHSRKLRTFNEPPFR; from the coding sequence ATGAATACACAACGGAACGGCATCAGCAGCCAGCAGGCACTGGATGAACTGGAACGTCTGTACGACAACGCGGTTGCGGCGTTACGTAGCGCGATTCGTGACTTTACCGAACAGGGGCGTCTGCCGGATGAAGCAGCACGCCAGCAGGGGTTGTTTGTCTACCCGGAGCTGCGCATTACCTGGGCGGGCGATGGCCCGCAGCAGAACCGCACCCGCGCCTGGGGCCGCTTCACCCATACCGGCAGCTACAGCACCACCATCACCCGCCCGGCATTGTTGCGTCACTATCTGAGTGAGCAATTGTCGATGATTGAGAAAGAGTACGAGGTGGTGATCGAGGTGGGTCCGTCGCAGCAGGAGATCCCCTACCCTTATGTGATCGACGGCTCCGACCTGTCGCTGGACCGTTCCATGAGCGCCAGCATCGCGCGCCATTTCCCCACCACCGAGTTATCACAAATTGGTGATGAAACCGCCGATGGTCTGTTCAACGCTGACGCACAGTTCCCGCTGTCGCACTTCGATGCGCTGCGCACTGATTTCTCGCTGGCGCGCCTGCGTCACTACACCGGCACCGCCGTTGAACACTTCCAGCCGTTCGTGCTGTTTACCAACTACACGCGTTATGTTGATGAGTTTGTGCGCTGGGCCATTGAGCAGGTGCAGGACCCCGGCACACCTTACGACAGTCTCGCCTGTGCTGGCGATGTGGTGATCACCAAAGCTACCCAGGACCCGGAAGCCATGATGTCGGACCTGGCATGGAAGAAACACCAGATGCCAGCCTGGCATCTGACATCGCCCAACCGTCGCGGCATCACGCTGGTGAATATTGGCGTCGGGCCATCGAATGCTAAAACCATCTGTGACCATCTGGCGGTGGTGCGTCCCCATGCCTGGCTGATGATTGGTCACTGCGGTGGCCTGCGCGAAAGCCAGACCATTGGCGACTATGTGCTGGCCCACGCCTATCTGCGCGATGATCATGTGCTGGATAGCGTACTGCCGCCGGATATTCCGATCCCCAGCATTGCCGAAGTGCAGCGCGCGCTGTACGACGCCACCAAAGCGGTGAGCGGTATGCCGGGTGAAGAGGTCAAACAACGCCTGCGTACCGGCACCGTGGTAACCACGGATGACCGTAACTGGGAGCTGCGCTACTCCGCCTCGGCGCTGCGCTTCAACCTGAGCCGCGCGGTGGCGGTGGATATGGAAAGCGCGACCATTGCGGCGCAGGGATATCGCTTCCGCGTGCCTTACGGCACCTTATTGTGCGTTTCTGACAAACCGCTGCATGGCGAGATCAAACTGCCAGGCCAGGCGAATCGTTTCTATGAAGGGGCGATTTCTGAGCATTTGCAGATTGGGATTTGTGCGGTGGAGTTGTTGCGGGCAGAGGGTGATAAGTTGCATTCGCGCAAATTACGCACGTTTAATGAACCGCCGTTTAGGTAG
- a CDS encoding NCS2 family permease — MMLEKLFKLKAHNTTVRTEVIAGITTFLAMAYILFVNPSILGATGMDKGAVFVATCLAAAIGCVLMGLIANYPIALAPGMGLNAFFTYTVVLHMGYTWQIALGAVFLSACIFFALSVFKIREWIIASIPLPLRAGIAAGIGLFLALIALEGAGIVVDNPATLVGLGDLTKPGPLLALLGFVIIVVLEARRVTGAVLIGILIVTFLSMGIGLTPFGGVFSAPPSIAPTFMQLDISGAFNVGLVSVIFAFLFVDVFDNTGTLLGVTKRAGLADEQGNVPKMGRALIADSAAALFGSLLGTSTTTSYVESAAGVSAGGRTGLTAIVVAILFVLSLFFSPLAGSVPVFATAPALLFVAVLMASGLAEIDWKDITTAAPVTVTALTMPLTYSIANGIAFGFITWTVVKLLSGRTKEVNAALIIMSILFVIKLGWLSA, encoded by the coding sequence ATGATGTTAGAAAAACTATTCAAGCTAAAAGCGCACAACACAACGGTCCGCACCGAAGTTATCGCGGGCATAACCACCTTCCTGGCTATGGCCTATATCCTGTTTGTTAACCCGAGCATTCTGGGCGCGACCGGTATGGATAAGGGCGCGGTTTTCGTGGCGACCTGTCTGGCGGCGGCGATCGGCTGCGTGCTGATGGGCCTGATTGCCAACTACCCGATTGCGCTGGCACCGGGTATGGGCCTCAACGCCTTCTTTACTTACACCGTGGTACTGCACATGGGCTACACCTGGCAAATCGCGCTGGGTGCGGTGTTCCTTTCAGCCTGTATCTTCTTTGCGTTGTCGGTGTTCAAAATCCGTGAATGGATTATCGCCAGTATTCCGCTGCCGTTGCGCGCCGGGATTGCTGCCGGTATCGGCCTGTTCCTGGCGCTGATTGCGCTGGAGGGCGCGGGTATTGTGGTGGATAACCCGGCGACCCTGGTGGGTCTGGGCGATCTGACCAAACCGGGTCCGCTGCTGGCGCTGCTGGGCTTTGTCATCATCGTGGTGCTGGAAGCGCGTCGCGTAACCGGTGCGGTGCTGATCGGTATTCTGATCGTGACTTTCCTGTCGATGGGTATTGGCCTGACGCCGTTTGGTGGTGTGTTCTCGGCACCGCCGTCCATCGCGCCGACCTTTATGCAACTGGACATCTCCGGTGCCTTTAACGTGGGTCTGGTGAGCGTGATCTTCGCCTTCCTGTTTGTTGACGTGTTCGACAACACCGGTACGCTGCTGGGCGTGACCAAGCGTGCAGGTCTGGCGGATGAGCAGGGCAATGTGCCGAAGATGGGCCGTGCGCTGATCGCCGACAGTGCGGCTGCGCTGTTTGGTTCACTGCTGGGTACTTCAACCACCACCAGTTATGTTGAATCGGCAGCGGGCGTCAGCGCCGGTGGCCGTACCGGTCTGACTGCGATTGTGGTCGCAATCCTGTTCGTGCTGAGCCTGTTCTTCTCGCCGTTGGCAGGTAGCGTGCCAGTATTCGCCACTGCACCTGCGCTGCTGTTCGTGGCGGTGTTGATGGCTTCTGGCCTGGCAGAGATTGACTGGAAAGACATCACCACTGCTGCACCGGTGACCGTCACTGCGCTGACCATGCCGCTGACTTACTCCATTGCTAACGGTATCGCGTTTGGTTTTATCACCTGGACGGTGGTGAAGCTGTTGAGTGGCCGTACTAAAGAGGTGAATGCGGCGCTGATTATTATGTCGATCCTGTTTGTGATTAAACTGGGTTGGTTGAGCGCGTAA
- a CDS encoding response regulator: protein MKPAILVVDDDRAVCELLHDVLSEHVFTVFSCHQGKDALTLLDKHPEISLVMLDMMLPDTNGLLVLQQMQRQRPELLVIMLTGMGSEADMVVGLEMGADDYIAKPFNPRVVVARARAALRRCGRLAQPVSLQDEGWQFNGWRLDETRCQLFNPQRETVMLTQGEYALLRALVCHARKVLTRDQLLELTHSETLDVFDRTIDVLIMRLRRKIEMNPHQPSLIRTIRGLGYVFSADVMRPASAVHATQIA from the coding sequence ATGAAGCCCGCAATTCTGGTAGTGGATGACGATCGTGCGGTGTGTGAACTGCTGCACGATGTATTGAGTGAACATGTTTTTACCGTATTCAGCTGCCATCAGGGAAAAGACGCACTGACGTTGCTGGATAAACACCCGGAAATCTCGCTGGTGATGCTGGATATGATGTTGCCGGACACCAATGGCTTACTGGTGCTACAGCAAATGCAGCGCCAGCGGCCTGAGCTACTGGTGATCATGCTGACGGGCATGGGATCGGAAGCGGATATGGTGGTCGGACTGGAAATGGGGGCCGACGACTATATCGCCAAACCGTTTAATCCCCGCGTGGTGGTCGCCAGAGCGCGCGCGGCATTGCGCCGTTGTGGTCGGCTGGCGCAACCTGTCAGCCTCCAGGATGAGGGCTGGCAGTTTAACGGCTGGCGTCTGGATGAAACACGCTGCCAGCTGTTTAATCCCCAGCGCGAGACGGTGATGTTAACCCAGGGCGAATATGCGTTGCTGCGCGCGTTGGTATGCCACGCACGCAAAGTGCTGACGCGCGACCAGTTGCTGGAGCTGACACATAGCGAAACCCTCGATGTGTTCGACCGTACCATTGATGTGCTGATCATGCGGCTGCGGCGCAAAATTGAGATGAACCCACATCAGCCGAGCCTGATCCGCACCATCCGTGGTCTCGGTTATGTTTTCTCTGCGGATGTGATGCGCCCGGCGTCTGCCGTGCATGCCACACAAATTGCCTGA
- a CDS encoding carbohydrate kinase family protein — MTERRGILAAGSMLVDHVQRISHWPEQGWLAEIHHSEKCSGGAALNVLFTLARMQIDLPLAGVGMIGEDSDGDYIAHLLDQHQVDRRFVQRTRSVSTAMTQVMTTPDGQRTFFHARGANAQLDLPHFAAINTSHRIFHLGYLLLLDCLDLPDAHWGTRGAHLLAQMQQRGYLTSLDLVSRAGEYQSLVAPALRWLDYLVINELEAQSLTGVTLRSATGIAAPDAFAAAAVWLAQQGVRRRVVIHAPEGAWGQDVNGEGRWQPAWQLLPEEIVGSVGAGDAFCAGVLYASHQGWSMSETLKLAHTCACFNLHAANALDGTRPLTEMQRWMDQAICVACTADAGRITSAEKT; from the coding sequence ATGACGGAGCGCAGGGGCATCTTAGCCGCGGGCAGCATGCTGGTGGATCATGTGCAACGCATCAGCCACTGGCCGGAACAAGGCTGGCTGGCGGAGATTCACCACAGCGAGAAATGCAGCGGCGGAGCAGCACTTAACGTGTTGTTCACCCTGGCGCGCATGCAGATCGACTTGCCGTTGGCCGGGGTGGGGATGATCGGCGAAGACAGCGATGGTGACTACATTGCGCACCTGCTGGATCAGCATCAGGTCGATCGCCGCTTTGTGCAACGCACGCGGAGTGTCAGTACCGCCATGACTCAGGTGATGACCACACCTGACGGTCAGCGTACTTTTTTCCATGCGCGTGGGGCCAATGCGCAGCTCGACCTGCCGCATTTTGCCGCCATCAATACCTCCCATCGCATCTTCCATCTCGGTTATCTGCTGCTGCTGGATTGCCTTGATCTGCCGGATGCGCACTGGGGCACACGCGGTGCTCACCTGCTGGCGCAGATGCAACAGCGGGGTTATCTGACCTCGCTGGATCTGGTGTCACGCGCCGGGGAGTACCAATCGCTGGTGGCACCGGCGTTGCGCTGGCTTGACTATCTGGTGATCAATGAGCTGGAGGCGCAATCCCTGACCGGAGTTACCCTGCGTAGTGCAACCGGGATTGCAGCACCGGACGCCTTTGCGGCGGCGGCGGTGTGGCTGGCGCAGCAGGGCGTCCGGCGGCGGGTGGTGATCCATGCGCCGGAAGGGGCGTGGGGCCAGGACGTCAACGGTGAAGGGCGCTGGCAACCGGCGTGGCAACTGCTGCCGGAAGAGATTGTCGGCAGCGTGGGGGCCGGAGACGCCTTTTGTGCCGGGGTGTTGTACGCCAGTCATCAGGGCTGGTCAATGAGCGAAACCCTGAAGCTGGCGCATACCTGTGCCTGTTTTAATCTGCACGCCGCCAACGCGCTGGACGGCACCCGGCCATTGACCGAGATGCAGCGCTGGATGGATCAGGCAATTTGTGTGGCATGCACGGCAGACGCCGGGCGCATCACATCCGCAGAGAAAACATAA
- a CDS encoding ketose 1,6-bisphosphate aldolase, whose translation MALISLAQGLAHAQQNGYALGAFNVLDTHFLRALFHAAEQQRSPFIINIAEVHFKYVSLEHLIAAIRTEAALHAIPVVLNLDHGLHFEAVMQAIRLGFTSVMFDGSTLSYDENVRQTQEVVKICHALGVSVEAELGAVGGDEGGALFGEADSDKFTDPQLAAEFVRTTGIDCLAVAIGNAHGKYKGEPKLDFDRLAAIRDAARVPLVLHGGSGISDADFRHAISLGIHKINFYTGMSQAALGAIESQIAQREARYDAFAELLMAVERDISNVVAQQMQVFGSAGRA comes from the coding sequence ATGGCACTGATTTCACTGGCGCAGGGGCTGGCCCATGCGCAACAAAATGGTTATGCCCTTGGCGCGTTTAACGTGCTCGATACCCACTTTCTGCGCGCGCTGTTTCATGCGGCAGAACAGCAGCGTTCCCCGTTTATTATCAACATCGCCGAGGTGCATTTTAAGTATGTCAGCCTCGAACATCTGATTGCGGCTATTCGTACCGAAGCCGCGCTACACGCGATTCCGGTGGTGCTGAACCTTGACCACGGCCTGCACTTCGAGGCGGTGATGCAGGCCATTCGTCTGGGCTTCACCTCCGTTATGTTTGATGGTTCCACCCTCAGCTATGACGAGAACGTGCGTCAGACCCAGGAAGTGGTGAAAATTTGTCACGCGCTTGGCGTATCAGTGGAGGCGGAACTGGGCGCGGTGGGCGGTGACGAAGGAGGCGCGCTGTTTGGTGAAGCCGATAGCGACAAATTTACCGATCCACAGCTGGCGGCCGAGTTTGTCCGCACGACCGGCATTGATTGTCTGGCGGTGGCGATCGGCAATGCACACGGTAAGTACAAAGGCGAGCCGAAACTCGATTTCGACCGGCTGGCGGCGATCCGTGATGCAGCTCGCGTGCCACTGGTGCTGCACGGGGGTTCCGGTATCAGTGACGCGGATTTCCGTCATGCCATCAGCCTTGGCATCCACAAAATCAACTTCTATACCGGTATGTCGCAGGCGGCGCTGGGCGCGATTGAGAGCCAGATTGCCCAACGTGAGGCGCGTTATGATGCCTTTGCCGAACTGCTGATGGCGGTGGAACGTGATATCAGCAACGTGGTGGCACAACAGATGCAGGTGTTCGGCAGCGCCGGGAGGGCCTGA
- a CDS encoding D-lyxose/D-mannose family sugar isomerase encodes MQRSEVNAILQLTREFFMRQDVHLPGWADYGLSQWRTLDRSAADELLALHLGWDVTSFGAEDFFQTGLTLFTLRNGSRGGKPWSKPYAEKIMHVREGQVTPMHYHPQKMEDIINRGGGNLIVTLHNRDGQQLANTPVKVTLDGLCQTHAAGSQLRLSPGESVTLVPGIWHSFWGEEGYGDVLVGEVSMPNDDEHDNVFLTPLARFNPIDEDEDPRWLLCNEYARWLA; translated from the coding sequence ATGCAACGTTCGGAAGTGAATGCCATTCTACAACTGACCCGCGAATTCTTTATGCGCCAGGATGTACACCTGCCAGGCTGGGCTGATTACGGTCTCAGCCAGTGGCGCACGCTGGATCGATCCGCCGCCGATGAACTGCTGGCCCTGCATCTGGGCTGGGATGTCACCAGCTTTGGTGCCGAGGATTTCTTTCAGACCGGGTTAACCCTGTTCACCCTGCGTAACGGTTCACGCGGCGGCAAGCCGTGGAGCAAACCCTATGCGGAAAAAATCATGCATGTCCGCGAGGGACAGGTGACGCCGATGCATTACCACCCGCAAAAGATGGAAGACATCATCAATCGGGGCGGGGGCAATCTGATTGTCACGCTGCACAACCGTGACGGCCAGCAGTTGGCGAATACGCCGGTGAAGGTCACGCTGGATGGCCTCTGTCAGACGCATGCCGCCGGTTCGCAACTGCGCCTGTCGCCCGGCGAAAGCGTCACCCTGGTGCCGGGTATCTGGCATAGCTTCTGGGGCGAAGAGGGCTACGGCGATGTGCTGGTGGGCGAAGTCTCCATGCCTAACGACGACGAACACGACAACGTCTTTCTCACTCCGCTAGCCCGTTTTAACCCGATTGATGAGGATGAAGATCCGCGTTGGTTGCTGTGTAACGAATATGCCCGCTGGCTGGCCTGA
- a CDS encoding ABC transporter substrate-binding protein encodes MRFNPILTGLLAATLLSAPLVQAKELKAIGVTVGDLANPFFVQITKGAALEARKLAGDDVKVTLVSSGYDLGQQVAQIDNFIAAKVDMIILNAADSKGIAPAVKRARDAGIVVVAVDVAAEGADATITSDNTQAGAMACKYISDRLKNKGNVVIINGPPVSAVQNRVEGCETEFKTHPDIKILSSNQNAKGSREGGLEVMTGLLSANPKIDAVFAINDPTAIGADLAAKQAQRSEFFIVGVDGSPDGEEALKRKGSLFVATPAQDPQVMAAKAVEIGYDILQGKAAPDKPVLIPVTMIDRNNVGSYKGWTVK; translated from the coding sequence ATGCGTTTTAATCCGATCCTTACCGGACTGCTGGCGGCCACGCTTCTCAGTGCGCCGCTGGTCCAGGCCAAAGAGTTAAAAGCCATTGGTGTGACTGTCGGCGATCTCGCCAACCCGTTCTTCGTGCAGATCACCAAAGGGGCTGCACTGGAAGCGCGTAAGCTGGCCGGTGACGACGTGAAGGTGACGCTGGTGTCCAGCGGTTACGATCTCGGTCAGCAGGTGGCGCAGATTGATAACTTTATTGCTGCCAAAGTAGACATGATTATCCTTAACGCCGCTGATTCCAAAGGCATTGCCCCGGCGGTGAAACGTGCGCGTGATGCCGGTATCGTGGTGGTGGCGGTGGACGTGGCCGCTGAAGGTGCCGATGCCACGATTACCTCTGATAACACCCAGGCCGGGGCCATGGCCTGTAAATACATCTCCGATCGCCTGAAAAACAAAGGCAACGTGGTGATCATCAACGGGCCGCCGGTTTCCGCCGTGCAGAACCGTGTTGAAGGCTGCGAGACGGAGTTCAAAACCCATCCTGATATCAAGATTCTGTCATCAAACCAAAACGCCAAAGGCAGCCGTGAAGGTGGGCTGGAGGTGATGACCGGCCTGCTGTCAGCGAACCCGAAAATTGATGCGGTATTCGCGATTAACGATCCTACCGCCATTGGCGCGGATCTGGCGGCTAAACAGGCGCAGCGTAGTGAATTCTTTATTGTCGGCGTCGATGGTAGTCCAGACGGTGAAGAGGCGCTGAAACGTAAAGGTTCGCTGTTTGTCGCCACTCCGGCGCAGGACCCGCAGGTAATGGCGGCGAAAGCGGTGGAGATCGGCTATGACATCCTGCAAGGCAAAGCTGCGCCGGACAAACCGGTACTGATCCCGGTGACGATGATCGATCGTAACAACGTCGGCAGCTACAAAGGCTGGACGGTGAAATAA
- a CDS encoding ribose ABC transporter permease, with amino-acid sequence MTSETTRMKNPTLKRALMADLLQTVGILPILILIVAVFGFVAPNFFTEANLLNITRQASINIVLAAGMTFVILTGGIDLSVGSMLGTTAVVAMVVSLDPAFASLTIPAALGAGLMMGLFNGLLVAWAGLPPFIVTLGTYTALRGAAYLLADGTTVINSDINFEWIGNGYIGPIPWLIVIAFAVIALCWFILRRTTLGVHIYAVGGNMQAARLTGIKVGAVLVFVYAVSGLLSGLGGLMSASRLYSANGNLGVGYELDAIAAVILGGTSFVGGIGTITGTLIGALIIATLNNGMTLMGVSYFWQLVIKGGVIIIAVLIDKYRTRHHVG; translated from the coding sequence ATGACCAGTGAAACCACCCGGATGAAAAACCCAACGTTGAAACGTGCACTGATGGCGGATCTGTTGCAGACCGTTGGCATCCTGCCGATTTTGATTCTGATTGTCGCGGTGTTTGGTTTTGTCGCACCTAATTTTTTTACCGAGGCCAACCTGCTGAACATTACCCGGCAGGCGTCGATCAACATCGTGCTGGCGGCGGGGATGACCTTTGTCATTCTGACCGGAGGCATTGATTTATCGGTAGGGTCGATGCTCGGCACCACCGCGGTGGTGGCGATGGTGGTCTCGCTCGACCCGGCTTTTGCCAGCCTGACCATTCCGGCGGCGCTGGGCGCGGGGTTGATGATGGGGCTGTTTAACGGCCTGTTGGTGGCCTGGGCGGGACTGCCGCCGTTTATCGTCACCCTCGGCACCTATACCGCCCTGCGCGGCGCGGCATACCTGCTGGCGGATGGCACCACGGTGATCAACTCTGACATCAACTTTGAGTGGATTGGCAACGGCTATATCGGGCCGATCCCATGGCTGATCGTGATCGCCTTTGCGGTGATTGCGTTGTGCTGGTTCATCCTGCGCCGTACCACGCTGGGGGTACATATCTATGCGGTGGGCGGCAACATGCAGGCAGCCAGACTGACCGGCATCAAGGTCGGGGCGGTGCTGGTGTTTGTCTACGCAGTAAGCGGCCTGCTGTCTGGATTAGGTGGCCTGATGAGCGCCTCACGTCTCTACAGCGCCAACGGCAACCTCGGTGTCGGTTATGAGCTGGATGCCATCGCCGCGGTGATCCTCGGTGGCACCAGTTTTGTCGGTGGTATCGGCACCATTACCGGCACGCTGATTGGTGCGCTGATTATCGCCACGCTGAATAACGGCATGACGCTGATGGGCGTGTCGTACTTCTGGCAATTGGTGATTAAAGGCGGGGTGATCATTATCGCCGTGCTGATCGATAAGTACCGCACAAGGCATCACGTAGGGTAG
- a CDS encoding sugar ABC transporter ATP-binding protein, whose product MTATPILEMRAITRRFGSFYALKGVDLTVWPGEVHALMGENGAGKSTLMKILAGAYTASSGEILIDGQPYAIKGPKEALAAGITLIYQEINLAPNLTVAENIFLGSEITRAGLVKRRQMAEEAQQVIDRLGAQFNATDLVSRLSIAEQQQVEIARALHRNSRILVMDEPTAALSNRETEQLFALIKRLRSEGMAIIYISHRMAEVYELSDRVSVLRDGQYVGSLTRDQLNASELVRMMVGRPLSDLFNKDRTIPFGAIRLAVNHLSDGKKVYPSSLAVRAGEIVGLAGLVGAGRSELAQLIFGVHKPSGGEIWIDGEEVKIHSPREAIAHGIGFLTENRKEQGLFLELAAQENIVMATLERDASYGLLNRRKGQKIASEAIQTLNIRVPHAQVRAGGLSGGNQQKLLVSRWVAIAPRILILDEPTRGVDVGAKSEIYRMMSQLAQQGVAILMISSELPEVVGMSDRVYVMREGTIAGELSGNEISQENIMTLATGAQPAHV is encoded by the coding sequence ATGACGGCCACACCGATTCTGGAAATGCGGGCAATCACCCGCCGCTTTGGCAGCTTTTATGCGTTGAAAGGGGTGGATCTGACGGTCTGGCCAGGCGAAGTGCATGCGCTGATGGGCGAAAATGGCGCAGGGAAAAGCACCCTGATGAAGATCCTCGCCGGGGCTTACACCGCCAGCAGCGGGGAGATTCTGATTGATGGGCAACCTTACGCGATTAAAGGGCCAAAAGAAGCCCTGGCGGCAGGCATCACCCTGATTTATCAGGAGATCAACCTGGCACCGAATCTGACGGTGGCGGAGAACATCTTCCTCGGCAGCGAAATCACCCGCGCGGGCCTGGTCAAACGTCGCCAAATGGCCGAAGAGGCGCAGCAGGTGATTGATCGCCTCGGCGCACAGTTTAACGCGACTGACCTGGTGAGCCGCCTGAGCATTGCTGAGCAGCAGCAAGTGGAGATCGCCCGGGCGCTGCATCGCAACAGCCGTATCCTGGTGATGGATGAACCGACTGCCGCGCTCTCCAATCGTGAAACCGAACAGTTGTTTGCACTGATTAAGCGTCTGCGCAGCGAAGGCATGGCGATTATCTATATCAGCCACCGCATGGCGGAGGTGTATGAACTCTCCGATCGTGTCAGCGTACTGCGCGATGGTCAGTACGTTGGCAGCCTGACGCGTGACCAACTGAACGCCAGTGAACTGGTGCGCATGATGGTCGGGCGTCCTCTCAGCGACCTGTTTAACAAAGATCGCACCATTCCCTTCGGTGCCATTCGTCTCGCGGTCAATCATCTCAGCGATGGCAAAAAAGTCTACCCCAGTAGTCTGGCGGTACGAGCCGGTGAAATTGTCGGCCTCGCCGGACTGGTAGGGGCCGGGCGCAGCGAGTTGGCCCAGCTGATTTTTGGCGTACACAAACCGAGTGGCGGGGAGATTTGGATCGATGGCGAAGAGGTGAAAATTCATTCGCCGCGTGAAGCGATTGCCCACGGCATTGGTTTTCTTACTGAAAATCGCAAAGAACAGGGGTTGTTTCTGGAGCTGGCGGCGCAGGAAAACATCGTTATGGCGACGCTGGAGCGTGATGCCAGTTACGGCCTGCTCAATCGCCGCAAGGGGCAGAAGATTGCCAGCGAGGCGATCCAGACCCTCAACATCCGGGTTCCCCATGCGCAGGTGCGCGCCGGTGGTCTCTCCGGCGGCAACCAGCAGAAGTTGCTGGTGTCACGTTGGGTGGCCATTGCGCCGCGCATCCTGATCCTCGATGAACCGACGCGTGGTGTCGACGTCGGTGCCAAGAGTGAGATCTATCGCATGATGAGCCAACTGGCGCAGCAGGGCGTGGCGATTCTGATGATCTCCAGTGAGCTGCCGGAAGTGGTGGGGATGAGCGACCGGGTTTATGTGATGCGAGAAGGCACCATTGCCGGTGAATTAAGCGGTAACGAGATCAGCCAGGAAAACATTATGACGCTGGCCACCGGCGCTCAGCCGGCCCATGTGTGA